One stretch of Pseudomonas sp. NC02 DNA includes these proteins:
- the cadR gene encoding Cd(II)/Pb(II)-responsive transcriptional regulator, with protein sequence MKIGELAKLTDCQVETIRYYEKEGLLPPPARSDGNYRLYTQAHTERLVFIRNCRSLDMTLEEIRSLLGLRDSPQDQCESVNALIDEHIHHVKARIDGLLALQEQLLDLRQRCGGGPDLDQCGILQRLEVSGSVAASEAEPSHVGRSHGH encoded by the coding sequence ATGAAGATCGGCGAATTGGCAAAATTGACGGATTGCCAGGTGGAAACCATCCGTTATTACGAGAAAGAAGGCCTGCTGCCGCCGCCTGCGCGCAGTGACGGTAATTACCGGCTGTACACCCAGGCGCACACCGAACGGCTGGTGTTTATCCGCAACTGCCGCAGCCTGGACATGACCCTTGAGGAAATTCGCAGCCTGCTGGGCCTGCGTGACAGTCCTCAGGACCAGTGCGAAAGCGTGAATGCATTGATTGACGAGCATATCCACCACGTCAAGGCGCGGATCGACGGGCTGCTGGCGTTGCAGGAACAGTTGCTCGACCTGCGCCAGCGCTGTGGCGGCGGGCCGGATCTGGATCAGTGCGGGATTTTGCAGCGGCTGGAAGTCAGCGGGAGTGTCGCGGCCAGCGAGGCTGAGCCCTCACATGTGGGCAGAAGCCACGGGCATTGA
- a CDS encoding putative 2-aminoethylphosphonate ABC transporter permease subunit: MARDMTLPIPDNVARQVSRAELGDRIFVVGGKLLWLCLLGVAVLMPLLAIFWRGFSSEAGQGGGLVAARELVTSDNFHWLLGNSLKVSGSVAVIVVPLAYLFAYALQRTLIPGKAIWRGMSLLPLMAPSMLPGIALVYLFGNQGMLRGLLSDNIYGFWGIVLGEVIYTFPHALMILLSALSLADARLFDAASSMGASPARAFRSITWPATRQAVFAAFCLVFTLTITDFGVPVVVGGDYQVLALEAYKAVVGQQQFGRGALIGMVLLLPALFSFGVDAWLRRRHGDCMSGRAQVFQPAPSKLRDGCYLAIVLLICAILLLVFGMAVYSSLVKFWPYNLSLSLAHYQFEDTAGGGWLAYRNSITMALCTALIGSVLIFTGAYLMEKTRGQKGLNLALRMLSFVPMAVPGLVLGLGYVFFFNLNGNPLHVLYGTMTLLVVCTIAHYLTTAQMTATTALRQLDAEFEAAALSLKAPLYRHYLRVTVPICLPALLDIVRYLFVSAMTTVSAAIFLYSPDTILAAVAVLNMDDAGNVGGAAAMSTLILFTSAGVSLLLAWASRGLLRRSQAWRQTAPGQ, translated from the coding sequence ATGGCCCGCGATATGACTCTGCCGATACCCGATAACGTGGCTCGTCAGGTTTCCCGTGCCGAACTCGGCGACCGTATTTTTGTAGTCGGCGGCAAGCTGCTCTGGCTGTGCCTGCTGGGCGTCGCGGTGCTGATGCCGCTGCTGGCGATCTTCTGGCGCGGCTTCAGCAGTGAAGCCGGGCAGGGCGGTGGCCTGGTGGCGGCGCGGGAGTTGGTCACCAGCGATAACTTCCACTGGTTGCTGGGTAACAGCCTGAAGGTTTCCGGCAGCGTGGCGGTCATCGTCGTACCGCTGGCTTATCTGTTTGCCTACGCGCTGCAACGCACGCTGATTCCCGGCAAGGCGATCTGGCGTGGCATGTCGCTGCTGCCGTTGATGGCGCCGTCGATGCTGCCCGGGATTGCGCTGGTCTACCTATTCGGTAACCAGGGCATGCTGCGCGGGCTGCTGTCGGACAACATCTATGGCTTCTGGGGCATCGTCCTCGGCGAAGTGATCTACACCTTTCCCCATGCCTTGATGATCCTGTTGTCGGCGCTTTCCCTGGCGGATGCACGTTTGTTTGACGCCGCATCGAGCATGGGTGCGAGTCCCGCACGGGCGTTTCGCAGCATCACCTGGCCGGCGACGCGCCAGGCCGTGTTTGCCGCGTTTTGCCTGGTGTTCACTCTGACCATCACTGACTTTGGCGTGCCCGTGGTAGTCGGTGGCGACTATCAAGTACTGGCGCTGGAAGCCTACAAAGCTGTGGTCGGCCAGCAGCAATTCGGCCGCGGTGCCTTGATCGGCATGGTCCTGCTGCTGCCGGCACTGTTCAGCTTCGGTGTCGACGCCTGGTTGCGCCGCCGCCATGGCGACTGCATGAGTGGCCGCGCCCAGGTGTTCCAGCCGGCACCGTCGAAACTGCGGGATGGCTGCTACCTGGCCATCGTCCTGCTGATCTGCGCGATCCTGCTGCTGGTGTTCGGCATGGCGGTCTACTCATCCCTGGTGAAATTCTGGCCCTACAACCTGTCGCTGTCCCTGGCCCACTACCAGTTCGAAGACACGGCCGGCGGCGGCTGGCTGGCCTACCGCAACAGCATCACCATGGCCTTGTGCACCGCGTTGATCGGCAGCGTGCTGATCTTCACCGGCGCCTACCTGATGGAAAAGACCAGGGGCCAGAAGGGCCTGAACCTGGCGCTGCGCATGCTCAGCTTCGTGCCGATGGCGGTGCCGGGGTTGGTGCTCGGCCTGGGCTACGTGTTCTTTTTCAACCTCAACGGCAACCCGCTGCATGTGCTCTACGGCACCATGACGTTGCTGGTGGTGTGCACCATTGCTCACTATTTGACCACCGCCCAAATGACCGCCACCACGGCCCTGCGCCAACTGGACGCGGAATTCGAAGCCGCCGCGCTGTCGCTGAAGGCGCCGCTGTACCGCCATTACCTGCGGGTCACCGTGCCGATCTGCCTGCCGGCGCTGCTGGACATCGTGCGCTACCTGTTCGTCTCGGCGATGACCACCGTCTCTGCCGCGATCTTCCTCTACAGCCCCGACACCATTCTCGCCGCCGTCGCCGTGCTGAACATGGACGACGCCGGCAACGTCGGCGGTGCGGCGGCCATGTCGACCCTGATCCTGTTCACCTCGGCGGGCGTGTCCTTGCTGCTGGCGTGGGCCTCACGCGGCTTGTTGCGCCGCTCCCAGGCCTGGCGCCAAACCGCGCCCGGTCAATAA
- a CDS encoding phosphonate degradation HD-domain oxygenase, translated as MKAEQAIAEVFGLYEQHGTADYIGEPVSQIEHMSQAAQLAMAEGFDDEVVLAAFFHDIGHICGQGGENMGGYGVVSHERLGADYLRRAGFSERMAKLVEYHVQAKRYLTFSQPDYYARLSEASRRTLGYQGGVMTAEEARAFEQDPLCAVSLRMRHWDEQAKEMHVPVLDLEVLKSKARQLLAA; from the coding sequence ATGAAAGCAGAGCAGGCAATCGCCGAGGTCTTCGGCCTGTACGAACAACACGGCACCGCCGATTACATCGGCGAGCCGGTCTCGCAGATCGAACACATGTCCCAGGCCGCGCAGTTGGCCATGGCTGAAGGCTTCGATGATGAAGTGGTGCTGGCGGCGTTCTTCCACGATATCGGGCATATCTGCGGCCAAGGTGGCGAGAACATGGGCGGTTATGGCGTGGTCAGCCATGAACGGCTGGGCGCCGATTATCTGCGCCGGGCGGGCTTCAGCGAGCGGATGGCAAAACTGGTGGAATACCACGTGCAGGCCAAGCGTTATCTGACCTTCAGCCAGCCGGATTATTACGCACGCTTGAGCGAAGCCAGCCGTCGTACCTTGGGTTACCAGGGCGGCGTGATGACCGCCGAGGAAGCCCGGGCGTTTGAGCAGGACCCGTTGTGCGCCGTCAGCCTGCGCATGCGTCACTGGGATGAACAAGCCAAGGAAATGCACGTGCCGGTGCTGGACCTTGAAGTGTTGAAATCCAAGGCCCGGCAGTTGTTGGCGGCTTAG
- a CDS encoding putative 2-aminoethylphosphonate ABC transporter ATP-binding protein: MNTAMTNPGAPMKVRGVQKRFGAFTALDNVSLDVAAGELVCLLGPSGCGKTTLLRCIAGLERQDSGELYLGDRDVSLLAPQARDYGILFQSYALFPNLTVEANIGYGLTGSGRDEVRKRVGQMLELVGLVGSEKKYPGQLSGGQQQRVALARALAPAPSLLLLDEPMSALDARVREHLCTELRQLQRRLGITTLMVTHNQDEAMLMADRIAVMNNGKVEQYATPQEIYDRPATPFVAEFVGQGNWLPFSRNSASHAQVGGMNMRLADNAGVAKSGRLFCRPEAISVNPPVHEENLFPAKVREITFLGNRCRMSFELDQLPGHPLLAELAPEAMPRLGAQDIWVALPPRSLQVFA, encoded by the coding sequence ATGAACACAGCCATGACTAATCCCGGCGCGCCAATGAAGGTGCGCGGTGTACAGAAACGCTTCGGCGCCTTCACCGCGCTGGATAACGTGTCCCTGGACGTCGCCGCTGGCGAACTGGTGTGCCTGCTGGGCCCGTCGGGCTGCGGCAAGACCACCTTGCTACGCTGCATCGCCGGCCTGGAGCGCCAGGACAGCGGCGAGTTGTACCTCGGCGACCGCGATGTTTCCCTACTGGCACCCCAGGCTCGGGACTACGGCATTCTGTTCCAGTCCTACGCGCTGTTTCCCAATCTCACCGTCGAAGCGAACATCGGCTACGGCCTCACCGGCAGTGGCCGTGATGAAGTGCGCAAGCGTGTCGGGCAGATGCTCGAACTGGTGGGTTTGGTGGGCAGCGAAAAGAAATACCCCGGCCAACTTTCCGGCGGCCAACAACAGCGTGTGGCACTGGCTCGCGCCCTGGCGCCGGCGCCGTCCTTGCTGCTGCTGGACGAACCCATGTCGGCCCTCGACGCCCGGGTGCGCGAGCATCTGTGCACCGAGCTGCGCCAATTGCAGCGCCGCTTGGGCATCACCACCCTGATGGTCACCCACAACCAGGACGAGGCCATGCTGATGGCCGACCGCATTGCCGTGATGAACAACGGCAAGGTCGAGCAGTACGCCACGCCCCAGGAAATCTACGACCGCCCGGCCACACCGTTCGTGGCCGAGTTTGTCGGCCAGGGCAACTGGCTGCCGTTCAGTCGCAACAGCGCCAGCCACGCTCAGGTTGGCGGCATGAACATGCGCCTGGCGGACAACGCAGGCGTCGCGAAATCGGGCCGTCTGTTCTGCCGCCCGGAAGCCATCAGCGTCAACCCGCCGGTGCATGAAGAAAACCTGTTCCCGGCCAAGGTCCGCGAGATCACTTTCCTCGGCAACCGCTGCCGCATGAGCTTCGAGCTGGACCAACTGCCCGGCCATCCGCTGCTGGCCGAATTGGCCCCGGAAGCCATGCCGCGCCTTGGCGCCCAGGACATCTGGGTCGCGCTGCCCCCGCGCAGCCTGCAGGTGTTTGCCTGA
- a CDS encoding LysR family transcriptional regulator, protein MLSAELKAFYMVARLGSITQAAKKLGLSQPTVTTQIRHLESQYSVELFYRGGRRLTVSDEGARLLPMVKALLQQEADIEFFLRNSGQVQGALRIAATAPYYILDLVKTFRERLPQVEVSVEIGNSQQVLEALDDYRVDVAASSQLLEDPRLIRRVLGMDPLVLAVHRNHPLAVLDHVPLTALAGHTLLMREPGSTTRRLTEEMLQGAGVSYGPLLEIGSRESIREAVLRNIGISIIARQEVPHDPQLRVLTIENAPQIPEYLYCLKERKGARLPAAFLGLVQEMSPL, encoded by the coding sequence GTGCTGAGTGCCGAGCTGAAGGCGTTTTACATGGTCGCCCGCCTGGGCAGTATTACCCAGGCGGCGAAAAAGCTCGGGCTGAGCCAGCCCACCGTGACCACCCAGATTCGTCACCTGGAAAGCCAGTACTCGGTGGAGTTGTTCTACCGTGGCGGGCGCCGCCTGACCGTCAGCGACGAAGGCGCGCGGCTGTTGCCGATGGTCAAGGCGCTGTTGCAGCAGGAAGCGGACATCGAGTTTTTCCTGCGCAACAGTGGCCAGGTACAAGGGGCCTTGAGGATTGCCGCGACGGCACCTTATTACATCCTCGACCTGGTCAAGACCTTCCGCGAGCGACTGCCGCAGGTCGAGGTTTCGGTGGAGATCGGCAACTCCCAGCAGGTGCTGGAAGCGCTGGATGACTACCGCGTCGACGTCGCTGCCTCATCCCAATTGCTTGAAGACCCGCGCCTGATCCGGCGGGTACTGGGCATGGACCCGCTGGTGCTGGCGGTGCATCGCAATCATCCGCTGGCAGTGCTCGACCATGTGCCACTGACCGCGCTGGCCGGGCACACCTTGCTGATGCGCGAGCCGGGCTCCACCACCCGCCGATTGACGGAAGAGATGTTGCAGGGCGCCGGCGTGAGTTACGGGCCGTTGCTGGAGATCGGCAGCCGGGAATCGATCCGTGAGGCGGTGTTGCGCAATATCGGCATCAGCATCATTGCCCGCCAGGAAGTGCCCCACGACCCGCAATTGCGCGTGCTGACCATCGAAAATGCGCCGCAGATTCCCGAGTATTTGTACTGCCTCAAAGAGCGAAAGGGCGCGCGGTTGCCGGCTGCTTTCCTGGGGTTGGTGCAGGAAATGTCGCCGCTCTGA
- a CDS encoding TIGR03364 family FAD-dependent oxidoreductase → MTQLLIIGAGILGLSHAFAAAKRGLKVKVFERSATPLGASVRNFGQALVTGQPPGPMLDLARDSREIWGQWAQLAGIQLKRNGSYLFARTEAEEHLLEAFCAGRAQEHGYRVKLLQGAALHELYGGQFAHHRAALHGLDDQQLYSREAIPALINYLSRELSVEFHFSTLVRDIEPGQVHTTAGSFRGEQIIVCSGHDYQTLLAEQIAELNPQICRLQMLRARPVVELNLQHALLTGLSCVHYGAFADLPEAAPVQAEILRDVPHLHENGIHLLISPTPYGELIIGDSHHYGSDPSPFNAEQVDNWMIELAEHTLGCKIQVVERWQGVYGSRGPGPFSFTRAAPGVSAALMHTGVGMSVGPAMAERNITELWGSA, encoded by the coding sequence ATGACACAACTGCTGATCATCGGCGCCGGCATCCTCGGCCTGTCCCATGCCTTTGCCGCTGCCAAACGCGGCCTCAAGGTCAAGGTCTTCGAGCGCAGCGCCACCCCGCTGGGTGCTTCCGTGCGCAACTTCGGCCAGGCACTGGTCACCGGCCAGCCGCCCGGGCCCATGCTCGACCTGGCGCGGGACAGCCGCGAGATCTGGGGCCAGTGGGCGCAACTCGCCGGCATCCAGCTCAAGCGCAACGGCTCTTATTTGTTCGCCCGCACCGAAGCCGAAGAGCACTTGCTTGAAGCCTTCTGCGCCGGTCGCGCGCAAGAACACGGTTATCGCGTCAAGTTGCTGCAAGGCGCCGCCCTGCACGAGCTGTACGGTGGCCAGTTCGCCCATCACCGCGCTGCGCTTCACGGCCTGGATGATCAACAACTGTATTCGCGCGAGGCTATCCCGGCGCTGATCAACTACCTCAGCCGCGAACTGAGCGTGGAGTTTCATTTCTCCACCCTGGTGCGCGACATCGAGCCCGGCCAGGTGCACACCACTGCCGGCTCCTTTCGCGGCGAGCAGATCATTGTCTGCTCCGGTCACGACTACCAGACGCTGCTGGCCGAGCAGATTGCCGAACTCAACCCGCAAATCTGCCGCCTGCAAATGCTGCGCGCCCGGCCAGTGGTGGAGTTGAACCTGCAACACGCGCTGCTGACCGGCCTCAGCTGCGTGCACTACGGCGCCTTCGCCGACTTGCCGGAAGCCGCGCCGGTACAGGCCGAAATTCTGCGGGATGTACCGCACCTGCATGAAAACGGTATTCACCTGCTGATCAGCCCGACACCCTATGGCGAACTGATCATCGGGGATTCTCACCATTACGGCAGCGATCCTTCACCGTTCAACGCCGAACAGGTGGACAACTGGATGATCGAACTGGCCGAACATACCCTGGGCTGCAAGATCCAGGTCGTGGAGCGCTGGCAGGGCGTCTATGGTTCCCGTGGGCCGGGGCCGTTCTCGTTCACGCGGGCGGCGCCGGGGGTGAGCGCGGCGTTGATGCACACCGGCGTGGGCATGAGCGTCGGGCCGGCGATGGCCGAGCGCAATATCACTGAGCTGTGGGGGAGTGCGTGA
- a CDS encoding putative 2-aminoethylphosphonate ABC transporter substrate-binding protein: MFKPLALAAAVLTAFSLNAFAAKTELTVYTALEAEQLKTYKQAFEKANPDIDIKWVRDSTGIITAKLLAEKARPQADVVWGLAASSLAILDQQGMLQNYAPADLSKIGANYRDAANPPAWVGMDVWAATICFNTVEAEKQGLSKPVSWQDLTKPEYKGKIVMPNPASSGTGFLDVSAWLQTFGEKQGWQYMDDLHQNIGQYVHSGSKPCKLAASGEFPIGISFEYPAVQLKRQGAPLDIILPKEGLGWDIEATAVIKGAAHADAAQKLADFSASPAAMELYKENFAVLAQPGIAKPQTELPADYEQRLIKNDFAWASKNRDSILTEWRKRYDGKSEKQ; this comes from the coding sequence ATGTTCAAGCCCCTGGCGTTAGCCGCTGCTGTGCTCACTGCGTTCAGCCTGAATGCCTTTGCCGCCAAGACCGAGTTGACCGTGTACACGGCCCTCGAAGCCGAGCAATTGAAGACCTACAAACAAGCCTTCGAAAAGGCTAACCCGGACATCGATATCAAATGGGTGCGCGATTCCACTGGCATCATCACCGCCAAGCTGCTGGCCGAAAAAGCCCGCCCGCAGGCTGACGTGGTCTGGGGCCTGGCGGCTTCCAGCCTGGCGATCCTCGACCAGCAGGGCATGCTGCAAAACTACGCACCGGCAGATTTGAGCAAGATCGGTGCGAACTACCGCGACGCCGCCAACCCGCCTGCCTGGGTCGGCATGGACGTGTGGGCTGCGACCATTTGCTTCAACACCGTCGAAGCCGAAAAGCAGGGCCTGAGCAAGCCCGTGAGCTGGCAGGACCTGACCAAGCCTGAATACAAGGGCAAGATCGTGATGCCCAACCCGGCCTCGTCCGGCACGGGCTTCCTGGATGTGAGTGCCTGGTTGCAGACCTTCGGCGAGAAGCAGGGCTGGCAGTACATGGACGACCTGCACCAGAACATCGGCCAGTACGTTCACTCCGGTTCCAAACCCTGCAAGCTGGCGGCCTCGGGTGAATTCCCGATCGGCATTTCCTTCGAATACCCGGCCGTTCAGCTGAAGCGCCAGGGCGCACCGCTGGACATCATCCTGCCGAAAGAAGGCCTGGGCTGGGATATCGAAGCCACTGCCGTGATCAAGGGCGCTGCCCACGCAGACGCGGCACAGAAACTCGCCGACTTCTCCGCCAGCCCCGCGGCGATGGAGCTGTACAAGGAAAACTTCGCGGTACTGGCCCAGCCGGGCATCGCCAAGCCGCAGACCGAGTTGCCGGCGGACTACGAGCAGCGGTTGATCAAGAATGACTTTGCCTGGGCGTCGAAAAACCGCGACAGCATCCTGACCGAATGGCGCAAGCGCTATGACGGCAAGTCGGAAAAACAATAA
- a CDS encoding heavy metal translocating P-type ATPase encodes MSDSLHTPHKHDHDHDHAHDHGPKLKPVQKHDHGSHGDSCCSSKAAPALVKLTEAPTAGSRLSTFRIEAMDCPTEQTLIQNKLGKLAGVQQLEFNLINRILGVTHDLPTTAPIIDAIKSLGMQADPIEEGVAPAEPPAKKHWWPLAVSGVGALGAEVLHFTNAAPTWVIALVALISIFSGGLTTYKKGWIALKNLNLNINALMSIAVTGAILIGQWPEAAMVMFLFTVAELIEAKSLDRARNAISGLMQMTPEQATVRQADGSWVEQEVKVIELGAIVRVRPGERIGLDGEVTSGQSTIDQAPITGESLPIEKTVGDKVFAGTINQAGSLEYKVTAAANNSTLARIIHAVEQAQGARAPTQRFVDTFAKVYTPAVFIFALGVALIPPLFMGGVWFEWVYRALVLLVVACPCALVISTPVTIVSGLAAAARKGILIKGGVYLEGGYKLDYLALDKTGTITHGKPVQTDYLALFPNMEDSAPALAASLAGRSDHPVSLAIANAAVDKNLTVHTVDNFEALTGRGVKGEINGEVYYLGNHRLVEELNLCSPALEKKLFALEKQGKSVVLLLDKSGPLALFAVADTVKDTSREAIQQLHDLGIKTLMLTGDNTHTAKAIADQVGIDQAQGDLLPTDKLQAIEALYAKGHRVGMVGDGINDAPALARSEIGFAMAAAGTDTAIETADVALMDDDLRKIPAFIRLSRQTSSILKQNIALALVIKAIFLAVTFLGMATMWMAVFADMGVSLLVVFNGLRLLRK; translated from the coding sequence ATGAGCGATTCCCTCCACACCCCGCACAAGCACGACCATGATCATGACCACGCGCACGATCACGGCCCCAAGCTGAAACCTGTGCAGAAGCACGACCATGGCAGCCATGGCGACTCCTGCTGTTCCAGCAAGGCGGCGCCGGCGCTGGTGAAGCTGACCGAAGCCCCGACAGCGGGCTCGCGGCTGAGCACCTTCCGCATCGAAGCCATGGACTGCCCCACCGAGCAGACGCTGATCCAGAACAAACTGGGCAAGCTTGCGGGTGTGCAGCAGCTGGAATTCAACCTGATCAACCGCATTCTCGGCGTCACTCACGACCTGCCGACGACCGCGCCGATCATCGACGCCATCAAGTCCCTGGGCATGCAGGCGGACCCCATCGAAGAAGGCGTCGCCCCGGCTGAGCCGCCGGCGAAGAAGCACTGGTGGCCGCTGGCCGTGTCCGGCGTGGGCGCGCTGGGTGCTGAAGTGCTGCACTTCACCAACGCAGCCCCGACGTGGGTGATTGCCCTGGTCGCGCTGATCTCGATCTTCAGCGGCGGCCTCACCACCTACAAAAAGGGCTGGATTGCCCTGAAAAACCTCAACCTGAACATCAACGCCCTGATGAGCATCGCCGTCACCGGCGCGATCCTGATCGGCCAGTGGCCGGAAGCGGCGATGGTGATGTTCCTGTTCACCGTGGCCGAGTTGATCGAGGCCAAGTCCCTGGACCGCGCACGTAACGCCATCAGCGGCTTGATGCAGATGACGCCGGAACAGGCCACGGTCCGTCAGGCAGATGGCAGTTGGGTTGAACAGGAGGTTAAAGTCATTGAACTGGGCGCCATCGTGCGGGTTCGTCCCGGCGAGCGCATTGGCCTGGACGGTGAAGTCACCTCCGGCCAGTCCACCATCGACCAGGCGCCGATTACCGGTGAAAGCCTGCCGATCGAAAAGACCGTGGGCGACAAAGTCTTCGCCGGCACCATCAACCAGGCCGGCTCCCTGGAATACAAAGTCACTGCAGCCGCCAACAACTCCACCCTGGCGCGGATCATCCACGCCGTGGAACAGGCCCAGGGCGCCCGCGCGCCAACCCAGCGTTTTGTCGACACCTTCGCCAAGGTCTACACCCCGGCGGTGTTCATCTTTGCCCTGGGTGTGGCGTTGATCCCGCCGCTGTTCATGGGCGGAGTGTGGTTTGAATGGGTCTACCGCGCACTGGTATTGCTGGTGGTCGCGTGCCCATGTGCACTGGTGATTTCCACCCCGGTGACCATCGTCAGCGGCCTGGCCGCTGCGGCGCGCAAAGGCATCCTGATCAAGGGCGGTGTGTACCTGGAGGGTGGCTACAAACTCGACTACCTGGCCCTCGACAAGACCGGCACCATTACCCACGGCAAACCGGTGCAAACCGATTACCTGGCGCTGTTCCCGAACATGGAAGACAGCGCGCCGGCCCTGGCCGCCAGTCTGGCCGGGCGTTCCGATCACCCGGTGTCCCTGGCCATCGCCAACGCGGCTGTGGACAAAAACCTCACCGTGCACACTGTGGATAACTTCGAGGCCCTGACCGGGCGCGGTGTGAAGGGCGAGATCAATGGAGAGGTCTATTACCTGGGCAACCACCGTCTGGTGGAAGAGCTGAACCTGTGCTCGCCGGCCCTGGAGAAGAAGCTCTTCGCCCTGGAAAAACAAGGCAAGTCCGTGGTCCTGTTGCTGGACAAGTCCGGCCCGCTGGCGCTGTTCGCCGTGGCCGACACCGTGAAGGACACCAGCCGCGAAGCCATCCAGCAGTTGCATGACCTGGGCATCAAGACGCTGATGCTGACCGGCGACAACACCCACACTGCCAAGGCGATCGCCGATCAGGTGGGTATCGACCAGGCCCAGGGCGACTTGTTGCCCACCGACAAACTGCAAGCCATCGAAGCGCTCTACGCCAAGGGCCACCGGGTGGGCATGGTCGGCGACGGTATCAATGACGCCCCGGCCCTGGCCCGTTCCGAGATCGGGTTTGCCATGGCGGCGGCCGGTACCGACACCGCCATCGAGACCGCCGACGTGGCCCTGATGGATGATGACCTGCGCAAGATTCCGGCATTCATTCGGCTGTCGCGGCAAACGTCGAGTATCCTCAAGCAGAACATCGCCCTGGCCTTGGTGATCAAGGCGATCTTCCTCGCGGTGACCTTCCTTGGGATGGCCACCATGTGGATGGCGGTGTTCGCCGACATGGGCGTGAGCCTGCTGGTGGTATTCAATGGTCTGCGCCTGCTGCGCAAATAG
- a CDS encoding thymidylate synthase — protein MKQYLELLNDVVTNGLTKGDRTGTGTKAVFARQFRHSLADGFPLLTTKKLHFKSIANELIWMLSGNTNIKWLNENGVRIWDEWATEDGDLGPVYGEQWTAWPTKDGGKINQIDYMVETLKTNPNSRRILFHGWNVEYLPDETKSPQQNARDGKQALPPCHLLYQAFVHDGHLSMQLYIRSSDVFLGLPYNTAALALLTHMLAQQCDLIPHEIIVTTGDTHAYSNHMEQIQTQLARTPKKLPELVIKRKPASIYDYKFEDFEIVGYDADPSIKADVAI, from the coding sequence ATGAAGCAATATCTCGAACTACTGAACGATGTCGTGACCAATGGCCTGACCAAGGGCGACCGCACCGGCACCGGCACCAAGGCCGTGTTTGCCCGTCAGTTTCGGCATAGCTTGGCCGACGGCTTCCCGCTGCTGACCACCAAGAAGCTTCACTTCAAAAGCATCGCCAATGAATTGATCTGGATGTTGAGTGGCAACACCAACATCAAGTGGCTGAACGAAAATGGCGTGCGTATCTGGGACGAATGGGCCACCGAAGACGGCGACCTGGGCCCGGTGTACGGCGAGCAGTGGACCGCCTGGCCCACCAAGGACGGCGGCAAGATCAACCAGATCGACTACATGGTCGAGACGCTGAAGACCAACCCCAACAGCCGCCGCATCCTGTTCCACGGCTGGAACGTCGAGTACCTGCCGGACGAGACCAAAAGCCCGCAGCAGAACGCCCGGGACGGCAAGCAAGCGCTGCCACCTTGCCACCTGCTGTACCAGGCGTTTGTGCATGACGGTCATCTGTCGATGCAGTTGTACATCCGCAGCTCAGATGTATTCCTCGGCCTGCCGTACAACACCGCGGCCCTGGCGCTACTGACCCATATGCTGGCCCAGCAGTGCGACCTGATCCCTCACGAGATCATCGTCACCACGGGCGACACCCATGCCTACAGCAACCATATGGAACAGATCCAGACCCAGCTGGCGCGCACGCCGAAGAAGCTGCCGGAACTGGTGATCAAGCGCAAACCCGCGTCGATCTACGATTACAAATTCGAAGATTTTGAAATCGTGGGCTATGACGCTGATCCGAGCATCAAGGCCGATGTAGCGATCTAA